The Fluviicola sp. genome contains a region encoding:
- a CDS encoding OmpA family protein — MKTILLAIICSVSLSVFGQSGKLKKADSYFNRLSYAYAAELYEELIGSEVDSPQLKSKLAYSYLKMDNYTKSVENYGKMIESSEAKPDDYYNYAYVLKQTGNYSESDKWMNKYSNAAQADLRSQLFLGNTGYKSKIEKTAPFFSLTNLELNTGVADFGGYYNPSQNRMYFITARKKRVFVKKEWSWNANRFLDLYSATVSTDNKLGSPKRVSKVNTKFHEGPLAFSPDGKTVYFTRNNISSGKKRRDGQKIQNLKLYMAKVDENGKWTEEKEFPYNSKDYSVGHPALTADGKTMYFVSDKPGGMGGADIYKAAVLENGTFGEMINLGNKINTEGQEMFPFIDQEERLFFSTDGHPGLGGLDVFVAFMENGKIGKIHSLGVPVNSQFDDFAFNSSKDLKTGFLSSNRTGGKGGDDIYAVQLIRPITFGVTIQGTAKDKKGEIVPNAKIDLKDDKGTVIGTVTADENGSYSFEAEYEKNYALAGSKTNYFDGKNTTNTFTNEQVVIADVILEKDPGLSLYALITDKKTGKPLENVSVYLVDNMTNKSKKITTPASGDFREALFGKKLNDRGSYNLVLQKEGYFSKTVTYNTLFDKPGQYDIHAILDLGLDPEVKDLSEMVQINPINFDLNKYVIRPDAAKELDKIVEVMNKYPNMVVELGSHTDCRASKSYNMKLSDSRAKASAEYIKKKITNPARIYGKGYGESRLLNNCACEGPVKSDCPEEEHQKNRRTEFKVISTGDDKLKVNNTSTDNF, encoded by the coding sequence ATGAAAACGATATTATTAGCAATCATTTGCAGTGTTTCATTATCGGTATTCGGACAATCGGGGAAACTGAAAAAAGCAGACAGCTATTTCAACCGTTTATCCTATGCCTATGCTGCAGAATTATACGAAGAACTGATCGGTTCGGAAGTGGACAGCCCTCAGCTGAAAAGCAAACTCGCTTACAGTTACCTGAAGATGGACAATTACACCAAATCGGTTGAAAACTACGGCAAAATGATCGAATCTTCCGAAGCCAAACCGGATGATTATTACAATTATGCTTATGTACTGAAACAGACCGGAAACTATTCCGAAAGCGACAAGTGGATGAACAAGTACAGCAATGCTGCACAGGCAGATTTGAGAAGCCAGCTGTTTTTAGGAAACACCGGTTACAAATCCAAAATCGAGAAGACCGCTCCGTTCTTCAGCCTGACAAACCTGGAGCTGAACACCGGAGTTGCGGACTTTGGAGGTTACTACAATCCTTCGCAGAACCGGATGTACTTTATTACGGCACGCAAGAAACGGGTATTCGTGAAAAAAGAGTGGTCGTGGAATGCCAACCGGTTTTTGGATTTGTATTCCGCAACGGTCAGCACCGATAACAAGTTGGGATCTCCCAAACGCGTTTCGAAAGTAAATACCAAATTTCACGAAGGTCCGCTTGCTTTTTCACCCGACGGAAAGACCGTTTACTTTACACGGAATAATATTTCTTCCGGTAAGAAGCGCCGCGACGGACAGAAGATCCAGAACCTGAAACTGTACATGGCCAAAGTGGATGAGAACGGGAAATGGACGGAGGAAAAAGAATTTCCTTACAACTCGAAAGATTACTCGGTGGGTCATCCCGCGCTTACCGCCGACGGTAAAACGATGTACTTCGTTTCCGACAAACCGGGAGGAATGGGTGGTGCGGATATTTACAAAGCGGCTGTTCTGGAAAACGGGACATTCGGTGAGATGATCAATCTGGGGAACAAAATCAACACGGAAGGACAGGAAATGTTCCCGTTTATTGATCAGGAAGAGCGTTTGTTCTTTTCAACAGACGGGCATCCCGGGTTGGGAGGATTGGATGTATTTGTTGCTTTTATGGAAAACGGCAAAATCGGGAAAATCCATTCTTTGGGTGTTCCTGTCAACAGCCAGTTCGACGATTTTGCCTTCAACTCATCGAAAGACCTGAAAACAGGTTTTCTTTCTTCGAACCGCACAGGCGGAAAAGGTGGTGACGATATTTATGCCGTACAGCTGATCCGGCCGATTACTTTCGGAGTAACCATCCAGGGAACAGCAAAGGATAAAAAGGGTGAAATCGTTCCGAATGCAAAGATCGACCTGAAAGACGACAAAGGAACGGTAATCGGAACAGTTACTGCAGATGAAAACGGTTCTTATTCCTTCGAAGCAGAATACGAGAAGAACTATGCTTTGGCGGGTTCAAAAACTAATTATTTCGACGGGAAGAATACCACAAACACCTTTACCAATGAGCAGGTTGTCATTGCGGACGTGATCCTCGAAAAAGATCCGGGCTTGTCTTTGTATGCATTGATCACAGACAAGAAAACCGGGAAGCCATTGGAAAATGTATCCGTTTACCTGGTTGACAATATGACCAACAAGTCGAAAAAGATCACAACTCCTGCATCCGGAGACTTCCGTGAAGCACTTTTCGGAAAGAAACTCAACGATCGCGGAAGCTACAACCTGGTGCTGCAAAAAGAAGGATACTTTTCCAAAACGGTTACTTACAACACTTTGTTCGACAAACCGGGGCAATACGACATTCATGCAATCCTTGACCTGGGCCTGGACCCGGAAGTGAAGGACTTGTCGGAAATGGTACAAATCAACCCGATCAACTTCGACTTGAACAAGTACGTGATTCGTCCGGATGCCGCTAAAGAACTGGATAAGATCGTGGAAGTCATGAATAAATACCCGAACATGGTGGTAGAATTGGGTTCACACACCGATTGTCGTGCTTCCAAGTCTTACAACATGAAATTGTCTGACAGCCGGGCCAAAGCTTCTGCCGAGTATATTAAGAAGAAAATTACCAATCCGGCACGCATCTACGGAAAAGGGTATGGTGAGTCGCGCTTGCTGAACAATTGTGCCTGCGAAGGGCCTGTTAAATCCGACTGTCCGGAAGAAGAACACCAGAAAAACCGCAGAACCGAGTTCAAAGTCATTTCTACCGGCGACGACAAATTGAAAGTAAATAACACCAGCACCGATAATTTCTAA
- a CDS encoding TatD family hydrolase: MIDTHTHLYSEQFNEDRTAMIRRAIAAGVERMYMPNIDLNSIEGMHALEQQFPENCFAMMGLHPCSVDADWELVLAKMKLFLEKRPYVAVGEIGIDLYWDKTFVEEQKEAFRTQINWAKELQVPIVIHARDSFPEIYEVLDKENDERLRGIFHCFTGNEQDVQKILGYQGFLFGIGGVVTYKKSDLPETLKHIPLEKLLLETDAPYLAPTPFRGKRNESAYVVHTAEKIAEILDLPLNSLKEITTLNAMELFHP, translated from the coding sequence ATGATAGATACGCACACACATCTTTATTCCGAACAGTTCAACGAAGATCGTACGGCTATGATCCGGCGCGCTATTGCGGCCGGAGTGGAACGCATGTACATGCCCAACATCGACCTGAACTCGATAGAAGGAATGCACGCACTGGAACAACAATTCCCGGAAAACTGTTTTGCCATGATGGGATTGCATCCTTGTTCCGTAGACGCGGATTGGGAATTGGTGCTGGCAAAAATGAAACTCTTCCTGGAAAAAAGGCCCTATGTGGCAGTGGGCGAGATCGGAATTGACCTTTACTGGGACAAAACCTTCGTGGAAGAGCAAAAGGAAGCTTTCCGCACGCAAATCAATTGGGCAAAAGAACTTCAGGTTCCCATTGTGATCCATGCACGCGATTCTTTCCCTGAAATTTACGAAGTACTCGACAAGGAGAATGATGAACGTTTACGCGGTATTTTCCATTGCTTTACCGGGAATGAACAAGACGTACAAAAAATCCTCGGTTACCAGGGATTCCTGTTCGGGATCGGTGGAGTGGTGACTTACAAAAAGTCGGACCTTCCTGAAACGCTGAAGCACATTCCACTGGAAAAATTGCTCCTGGAAACAGATGCACCTTACCTCGCGCCGACTCCTTTCCGCGGAAAACGCAATGAAAGTGCCTATGTAGTTCACACGGCAGAAAAGATCGCAGAAATCCTGGATTTGCCTTTGAATTCCCTGAAAGAGATCACGACCCTGAATGCGATGGAGTTGTTTCATCCGTAA
- a CDS encoding transglutaminase domain-containing protein, which translates to MRSILILSFLLLGVSSFAQKKLKVLHTNVKSFRMKFPSDPAITLRTWTIAPHLKPDSTVVWDEKIQFITDVDSIYIKVDKKHPVCDFLVIYQHKDTCLTRVRFEEIPDHIGTLKKAAKYNTSDLRTVPEFTYQDSSNVHLRALRKKYNLDSIAGDAGELNQIINLMHWMHNTVAHDGQHGNPESKNADDMIMACSDGSRGLNCRGLAISLNECYLAMGFKSRYITCMPKDLQFDDCHVINMVYSDWLKKWVYMDPTNNAYVMDEKGTLLSIEEVRQRLIDGRTLILNPDANWNNEEYVWAEEYLHFYMAKNLYRLECPVSSEYNYETQVEGGNAVYLELVPLDGLNQSPQKSERKAKGVNFTYTNYVTNNPKSFWVLPKTETTR; encoded by the coding sequence ATGCGTTCAATCTTAATCCTTTCCTTCCTGCTTTTAGGCGTTTCTTCGTTTGCCCAGAAAAAGCTAAAAGTACTTCATACCAATGTGAAGTCTTTCCGGATGAAATTTCCGAGCGATCCTGCAATAACTCTTCGAACCTGGACCATTGCACCCCATTTGAAACCCGACAGCACGGTAGTTTGGGATGAAAAAATCCAGTTTATTACAGATGTTGATTCCATTTACATCAAAGTGGATAAAAAACATCCTGTTTGCGATTTCCTGGTGATTTACCAGCATAAAGATACTTGCCTGACGCGTGTGAGGTTCGAGGAAATCCCGGACCATATCGGAACCCTGAAGAAAGCCGCCAAATACAATACTTCGGATTTGAGAACCGTTCCGGAGTTCACTTACCAGGATTCAAGCAATGTTCATTTGCGGGCACTACGTAAAAAATACAACCTGGATTCCATTGCGGGAGACGCCGGAGAACTGAATCAAATCATTAACCTGATGCACTGGATGCATAATACGGTTGCGCACGACGGACAGCACGGCAATCCCGAAAGCAAAAATGCAGACGACATGATCATGGCTTGCAGCGACGGCTCACGCGGATTAAATTGTCGCGGACTGGCCATTTCACTGAATGAATGTTACCTGGCAATGGGATTCAAATCACGCTACATTACCTGTATGCCGAAAGACCTGCAATTTGACGATTGCCATGTGATCAACATGGTTTATTCCGACTGGCTGAAAAAGTGGGTGTATATGGATCCGACCAACAATGCATATGTCATGGATGAAAAAGGCACACTTTTAAGTATTGAAGAAGTCAGACAGCGACTTATCGATGGCCGGACCCTCATTCTGAACCCGGATGCCAATTGGAATAACGAAGAGTATGTTTGGGCCGAAGAATACCTTCATTTTTACATGGCAAAGAACCTGTATCGCCTGGAATGCCCTGTTTCAAGCGAATACAACTACGAAACCCAGGTCGAAGGAGGAAATGCCGTTTACCTGGAACTGGTACCACTCGACGGTCTGAACCAAAGTCCGCAGAAATCGGAACGTAAGGCCAAAGGAGTGAATTTCACCTATACAAACTATGTCACCAATAACCCGAAATCTTTTTGGGTATTGCCAAAGACCGAAACGACCAGATAG
- a CDS encoding asparaginase, whose translation MSTTPQVLVIYTGGTIGMVNDPLTGSLTAFDFGDVYKHIPELARLNVQLTTHAFPHPIDSSEMNPLWWKEMAELVYSKYHDFDGFVILHGSDTMAFSASALSFMLQGLEKPVIFTGSQLPIGTIRTDGKENLITAIEIAAATDEKGIPRIREVAIYFEYSLYRGNRTSKVSASSFEAFRSPNLRPLAVAGVHIDYTGETVASSKGLELFTDFDPSVALIKFFPGINWNIYESLFDANKTKAIILETYGSGNAPSDAKFHELLLNYLQKGGIVLNITQCSTGRVEQGKYETSSFFEKNGVLSGFDLTTEAAVTKTMYALGKSAGNTDIAKAILKRSVCGEVTL comes from the coding sequence ATGAGTACAACGCCGCAAGTATTGGTGATTTACACCGGGGGAACCATCGGAATGGTGAACGATCCGTTGACTGGATCACTGACAGCCTTTGATTTTGGTGACGTGTATAAGCACATTCCCGAACTGGCGCGTTTGAACGTACAACTCACCACGCATGCCTTTCCGCACCCGATCGATTCATCCGAAATGAACCCGCTTTGGTGGAAAGAAATGGCCGAATTGGTTTACAGCAAATACCATGACTTCGACGGTTTTGTGATCCTGCATGGTTCGGACACGATGGCTTTTTCAGCATCTGCCTTGAGTTTTATGCTCCAGGGACTGGAAAAACCGGTCATCTTCACCGGTTCACAATTGCCCATCGGAACGATTCGCACGGACGGGAAGGAAAACCTCATAACAGCCATTGAAATCGCTGCAGCAACAGACGAAAAGGGAATTCCGCGCATCCGCGAAGTGGCGATCTATTTCGAATATTCACTCTATCGCGGGAACCGAACCTCCAAAGTTTCGGCTTCTTCCTTTGAAGCATTCCGCTCCCCGAATCTGCGTCCGCTGGCTGTTGCCGGAGTCCACATCGATTATACGGGCGAAACGGTTGCATCCTCCAAAGGATTGGAGCTGTTTACCGATTTTGATCCTTCTGTGGCTTTGATCAAGTTTTTCCCGGGGATCAATTGGAACATCTACGAATCTTTGTTCGATGCTAATAAAACCAAAGCGATCATCCTGGAAACCTACGGTTCAGGGAATGCCCCTTCCGATGCAAAATTCCACGAATTGCTGTTGAATTACCTGCAAAAAGGCGGAATCGTGCTCAACATTACTCAGTGTTCCACGGGCAGGGTAGAGCAGGGAAAATACGAAACCAGTTCCTTTTTCGAAAAGAACGGCGTGCTTTCCGGTTTCGACCTTACAACAGAAGCAGCGGTAACCAAAACGATGTACGCTTTAGGAAAAAGCGCCGGAAATACAGACATTGCAAAAGCAATTTTGAAACGGTCGGTTTGCGGGGAAGTCACACTCTGA
- a CDS encoding T9SS type A sorting domain-containing protein yields the protein MKIKYSVFLAAILLTNAYCSATEWYVGATRTYTLPSQVRNLVADNDTVYLDGGVYLNDATKWTKKNLKFIGLGTGSNRSILRYSGDISNGKGIFVFESAGISDNPYIENIVFDGAQVSDADGGNGAGIRFQANNITIVNCRFVNCQNGILEGNGSVTTSNVTILNSEFENNGYQLQNDPTHSGYEHHIYIGASTDTLLVQNCYFHHPRGQANSIKTRAQRSYILYNLIDEGTTGYGSWELNIAQGGMNVIMGNIFIQGPAGANHGIIGYDAVTNPLEDFYFVNNTVINQFPGNIKFFNTVPASGINTFKIYNNIFASVPGASNTFFSGNTPASLDSAGNVLSTDYTTFGFTNAATNDYSLTSGATAAIDHGVNAGSTAMAYPLIPVYQYQSHTSALVPRNPSGSSIDIGAYEFEFPSTAGIDPEFLSEEIKVYPNPSTGIFHLDFAQLTGEAGNLEVYDALGKLVLSSTAVNWSSDYQLDLSVSPNGVYLLKVNDGVKLIRKTLVIR from the coding sequence ATGAAGATAAAATACTCCGTATTCCTTGCAGCAATTCTTTTAACTAACGCGTATTGTTCCGCTACCGAATGGTATGTCGGAGCTACAAGAACCTATACTTTGCCCAGCCAGGTGAGAAACCTGGTGGCTGATAATGACACGGTTTACCTGGACGGCGGGGTTTATTTGAACGATGCCACCAAATGGACCAAAAAGAATTTGAAGTTTATCGGGTTGGGGACCGGAAGTAACCGGAGTATACTGCGTTATTCAGGAGATATTTCCAACGGAAAGGGAATTTTCGTTTTTGAATCGGCCGGTATTTCCGACAATCCTTATATTGAAAACATCGTGTTTGACGGAGCACAGGTTTCGGACGCAGATGGCGGGAATGGTGCCGGGATCCGGTTCCAGGCAAACAATATTACGATCGTCAACTGCCGCTTTGTCAATTGCCAGAACGGAATCCTGGAAGGCAACGGAAGCGTTACTACCAGTAATGTCACCATACTCAATTCGGAATTTGAGAACAATGGCTACCAGCTCCAAAATGATCCTACGCATTCGGGTTACGAACATCACATTTACATTGGTGCAAGTACGGATACGCTGTTGGTACAAAACTGTTATTTCCATCATCCGAGAGGGCAGGCTAATTCGATCAAGACGAGAGCGCAGAGAAGCTACATTCTTTACAACCTGATTGATGAAGGAACAACGGGTTACGGAAGCTGGGAATTGAACATCGCCCAGGGAGGTATGAATGTAATCATGGGGAATATTTTTATCCAGGGACCGGCCGGAGCCAATCACGGAATAATCGGATATGACGCGGTCACCAATCCGCTGGAAGACTTTTACTTCGTAAACAATACGGTCATTAATCAGTTTCCGGGGAACATCAAATTCTTCAATACTGTTCCGGCTTCCGGGATAAACACGTTCAAAATTTACAACAACATTTTTGCATCGGTTCCAGGAGCGAGTAATACGTTCTTCAGCGGAAATACACCGGCTTCCCTCGATTCTGCCGGAAACGTACTATCTACTGATTACACCACCTTCGGATTTACAAATGCTGCCACAAACGATTATTCACTGACTTCCGGCGCAACAGCTGCTATCGATCATGGAGTCAATGCAGGTTCTACAGCTATGGCTTATCCGTTGATCCCGGTCTATCAGTATCAATCACATACTTCCGCTTTAGTTCCAAGAAATCCTTCGGGAAGTTCAATAGATATCGGAGCTTATGAATTCGAATTCCCATCCACTGCGGGAATTGATCCGGAATTTTTATCAGAAGAAATCAAGGTTTATCCAAATCCGTCAACGGGTATTTTTCACCTGGATTTTGCTCAGCTGACCGGTGAAGCAGGGAACCTGGAAGTTTACGATGCGCTGGGTAAACTGGTCCTCTCAAGTACCGCTGTCAATTGGTCTTCCGACTACCAGCTGGATTTATCAGTATCACCGAATGGCGTTTACCTATTGAAGGTGAATGATGGAGTAAAACTTATCCGTAAAACACTGGTGATTCGTTGA
- a CDS encoding BrxA/BrxB family bacilliredoxin: protein MYPPELVQPMKEDLTRVGFQQLVSASEVDATIPTSKGVALVVVNSVCGCAAGNLRPGVKKSLEIAGKKPDHLLTVFAGVDTEATQQARKYFLPFPPSSPSVALFKDGKLVHFLERHNIEGVTAAMIAENLEAAYEEFC, encoded by the coding sequence ATGTACCCACCAGAACTCGTACAACCAATGAAGGAAGACCTTACACGTGTGGGCTTTCAACAACTCGTATCCGCATCAGAAGTAGATGCAACAATTCCAACCAGCAAAGGTGTTGCCCTGGTAGTAGTAAATTCTGTTTGCGGATGTGCGGCAGGAAATTTAAGACCGGGAGTGAAAAAATCTTTGGAAATTGCCGGGAAAAAACCGGATCATTTATTGACTGTTTTTGCAGGTGTTGATACCGAAGCAACTCAGCAGGCACGTAAGTACTTTTTACCGTTCCCTCCGTCTTCACCGTCTGTAGCGTTGTTTAAGGATGGAAAACTGGTTCATTTCCTGGAAAGACACAACATTGAAGGAGTAACTGCAGCTATGATCGCTGAGAACCTGGAAGCAGCTTACGAAGAATTTTGTTAA